Within Novosphingobium resinovorum, the genomic segment GGTGCTGGTATTCGGCCTTCACGTAGTAGCGCGAGCCCATGTCCTGCTGGACGCCGCCACCGACGCCCACGGCACTGTTGCAGTACTTGCAGTTCTTCGATTCCCAGTCGGCCAGCGCGTAGACCTTGGTGCCCGGGATCGGCTGCACGCCGATGCGGCCGCCAGCGCCCCACGAAACGCGGGTGTTGTCGGTCAGGATCTTGTCGGCCGAACCCTGCACACCCACGAAGAGCTTGTCGCCCAGGTCGTAGTCGTAGCCGGCGGCGACACCTGCAACTGCGTCGCTGTTGCTACCGTCCCAGATCACACCGCCGCGTGCTTCGACGCGAGCCTCGTTGGCCAGGGCGGGAGTGGCAGCGGCCACGGCAGCAACCGCGGCGAGCGAAACAAGTGCAATACGCATATTATATAACTCCAAGTATTCCTGCGATCCCGACCCTCATCGGGGTTATCGTCGGGAGCCCCGCCGCTGGACCCCGTCACCTTTCAGTCAGATGAACGGTAAATTCTTGGAATCGTTCAAAACGTCACAAAACTGCAGTTTATGCCGGTTAGGTGCTTTTGCCGATTTTCAGTTGCATTGTTTGCAATTGAATGTCCGCCAGGCGATCACCAAGCCCCTGTAGGCACCCATGGTTTTCCGGCGTTCCCGGGGCAAACATGGCCCCTCTCCTCAAGGCGTCTGGACAAGCGCGGGGGGGTCTGCCAAGCGCCGGATCATGACCGTTCAGAGCCCCAATTCGCTTCGTTCGTACCCCGATGAGTCGGGTCACTTCGGCCAGTTCGGCGGACGCTACGTCGCCGAGACGCTGATGCCGCTGATCCTCGACCTGGAAAAGGAATACCGTGCCGCGAAGCTGGACCCGGCGTTCCAGGCCGAGTTCGACGATCTGCTCAAGAATTTCGTCGGCCGCCCCAGCCCGCTCTATCCGGCGCCGCGCATCACCGAGCATTTCCGAAAGCTCGCGCCCGAGGGCAAAGGCCCGAAGATCTACTTCAAGCGCGAGGATCTGAACCACACCGGCGCGCACAAGATCAACAACTGCATCGGCCAGGTTCTGCTCGCCATGCGCATGGGCAAGACCAAGATCATCGCCGAGACCGGCGCGGGCCAGCACGGCGTCGCCACCGCCACCGTCGCGGCGCGCTTCGGCCTGTCCTGCACGATCTTCATGGGCGCCAAGGACGTCGAGCGTCAGGCGCCCAACGTGTTCCGCATGAAGCTGCTCGGCGCCGAAGTGGTGCCGGTCACCAGCGGCGCGGAAACGCTCAAGGACGCGATGAACGAGGCGCTGCGCCACTGGGTCGCCAACGTCCACGACACCTTCTACATCATCGGCACCGCCGCAGGTCCGCACCCGTACCCGGAACTCGTCCGCGACTTCCAGAGCGTGATCGGCACCGAAACGCGCGAGCAGATTCTCGAAGCCGAAGGCCGCCTGCCCGACATGCTGGTGGCGGCCGTGGGCGGCGGATCGAATGCGATCGGCATGTTCCACCCCTTCCTCGACGACGCGGACGTGGCGATGGTCGGCATCGAGGCCGCCGGTCACGGCATCGAGAGCGGCCAGCATGCCGCCTCGCTGATGGGCGGGCGTCCGGGCATCCTCCACGGCAACAAGACCTACCTGCTGCAGGACGAGGACGGCCAGATCACCGAGGCCCATTCGATCAGCGCCGGTCTGGACTATCCCGGCCTTGGCCCCGAACATTCGTGGCTGCACGAGGCGGGCCGCGTGAAGTACGTGCCGATCACCGACACCGAGGCGCTTGAAGCGTTCCAGCTGTGCTGCGCGCTGGAGGGCATCATCCCGGCGCTCGAAAGCGCCCACGCCCTCGCTGCACTGCCGCAGCTGACGGCTCAGCTGGACGCGGACAAGCTGCTCGTCGTCAACGTCTCCGGGCGCGGCGACAAGGACATCTTCACCGTCGCCGAGGCGCTGGGGGTCGAGCTTTGAAAAAGGGCGGGTGGCAACGGTCGCTGATCGACGCCGCCGTGCTCTGGATGGCGGTGTTCCCGGCAATCAAGGTCCTCGCCGACCTCGTCCGGGTGCGCTCCTTCGACCTTTCGGGCGCGGGCTATTACTGGGCCTTCGCCTTTCGAGGAAGCTGGAGCGACATCGCCGTCAGCCTCGCCTACCTCGCCGTTTTCGTCGGCCTGACCGCCGCCATTCTCCGCTATTCCGGAAAGACGCTGTTCTCCTGATGACCCGCTTCGAAACCGCTTTCGCCAAAGGCCCCGCGCTCGTCTGCTTCATCACCGGGGGCGACGGCGACACCGCATCGAACCTCGACGCGCTCGTCGCGGGCGGCGCCGACGTGATCGAGCTGGGCATGCCCTTCACCGATCCGATGGCGGACGGTCCGGCGATCCAGGAAGCCAACTTGCGCAGCCTCGCCAAGGGCACGCGCACGGCCGACATCTTTCGCATCGCCGCCGAGTTCCGGCAGCGTCACCCCAACGTGCCGCTGGTGCTGATGGGCTACGCCAACCCGATGACCATCCGCGGCCCCGAGTGGTTTGCCGAGGAATGTGCCAAGGCCGGCGTCGACGGCGTGATCTGCGTCGACATCCCCAGCGAGGAAGACGCCGCCCTCGGCCCGGCGCTGCGTGAAAAAGGCGTGTCGCTGATCCGCCTCGCCACCCCGACCACCGACGCCGCGCGCCTGCCCAAGGTGCTGGAGGGCTCCTCGGGCTTTCTCTACTACGTCTCGGTCGCGGGCATCACCGGCATGCAGCAGGCGGCGCAAGGCTCGATCGAGGACGCGGTGGCGAAGCTCAAGGCCGCCACCGACATTCCCGTTGCGGTCGGCTTCGGCGTCCGCACGCCCGAACAGGCGGCGGCGATTGCGAAGGTCGCGGACGGCGTGGTCGTCGGCTCGGCCTTCATCGATATCGTCAAGCAGCATGGCGATGCCGCGCCCGGGCCGCTGCAGGACTATACCGCATCGCTCGCCGAGGCGGTGCATTCCGCTCGATAGAGCCAAGCCGATGGGGCTTCGACAAGCTCAGCCTGAGCGGTGTTGGAGGCTTACGCCACTTCCGCTCACCCGGAGCTTGTCACAGGGTCGGACACAGCCTCTCGAAGCCCCCACGCGCAAGGCGCCGTCGAGGACACCATGAAAGACTTCGCCGTGTCGGACTCCCCCGCCGTACAGGCCCAGCTCGATCGCCTTGCCGCGCTGTCGCTGCCGCAAGGCCGCATCGGGCTTGAGGCGATCCGCACACTGCTGGCGCGCCTCGGCGATCCGCACTTGCGCATCGCGCCCGCGTTCCACGTCGCGGGCACCAACGGCAAGGGGTCGACCTGCGCCTTCCTGCGCGCGATCCTGGAGGCGCAGGGGTACAAGGTCCACGCGATCACCAGCCCGCATCTGGTGCGCTACAACGAACGCATCCGCATCGCGGGCGAACTGGTCGGCGACGACGAACTCGCCAGCCTGCTGGCCGAAGTGCTGGACGCGGCGCACGATCTCGAAGTCAGCTTCTTCGAGACGACGATCGCCGCCAGCTTCCTCGCCTTCGCGCGCCATCCGGCGGACGTCTGCGTGATCGAGGTCGGCCTCGGCGGCCGGTTCGACGCGACCAACGTGCTGCCCGCACCGCTGGTCTGCGGCATGGCGACGCTGGGCATCGACCACGAACGCTTCCTCCTCGCCCCCGAGGACGGCACGCCCGCCGAGCCGCTCACCCGCATCGCCTTCGAGAAGGCGGGCATCCGCCGTCCGCACGTGCCGCTGGTGACGCAGAACTACCCGCACGAAGTCGCCGCGTTCCTGCAATCCCTCGCCGCTTCAGAGGACGTACCGCTGCAGTCGCGCGATGCCGAGTGGAAGGCGCAGGTCACCCGCGACGCCATCTGGTTCGAGGACCGCCACGGCTCTTTGACCCTCCCCCTGCCCGAGATGCCCGGCGCGCACCAGGCGGACAACGCCGCCCTCGCCGTCGCCATGCTGCGCGCGCAGGATGTGCTGAAGATTGATCCTCACGCCTTCGCCGAGGGCATCCGCGCCGCGCGCTGGCCCGCGCGGATGCAACTGCTGGGCGACGGGCCGCTGACCGCGCTCGTCCCCGGCACGCCGGTCTGGCTCGACGGCGGGCACAACCGCGACGCGGGGCTGGCGCTGGAAGCATTCCTGCGCGAACGGGGGCAGGCGCCGCATCTGATCCTCGGCATGATCGCGGGCAAGGACCCCGCCGCGCTGCTCGATCCGCTCCACCGCCTCGTCGAAAGCGTGACGCTGGTGCCGGTGCCGGGGCATGACTGCCACCCGCCCGAGGCGTTCGCGGGCTGGTCGCTGCCGACGTCCTCCGCGCCGGATGTGGCGACGGCGCTGCGCGATCTGGAAAAGCTGGCCCCACGCGCCGTGCTGATCGCGGGTTCGCTCTACCTTGCGGGCGCGGTGTTGCGGGACAACGGCGAAGTGCCGGATTGAGGCGAAGGCGATCCCATCCCGCTGCGACTAGGCGATAAATCGCCAAGTCTCGCTCCCCTCCCGCTTGCGGGAGGGGTTGGGGGTGGGCCTTCTGCTGTTACTCTACCTCGCCCGCAGACCCCAGCGCCTGATCGACGAGCCCTGTCCGGCTCAGCCACCAGAACAGCGCGATGCCGGGCAGCGACGCCACCGTGGTGAGCAGGTAGAAGTTCACGTAGCCCATGGCCTCGATCAGCGCGCCCGCCGTCGTGCCGGTGGCGAGCCGCCCGACGACGCTCGCTCCGGCCGAGATCAGCGCATACTGCGCCGCCGTGTAGCGCAAGTCGCACAGCGCCGAGAAATAGGCGATCACCACGACGCCGCCGTAGCCCGAGGCGATGTTCTCGAAGCCGATGGCGCCCGCCATGCCCCAGTTGCTGTGCCCGGCCGCAGCCAGCGCCGCGAAGCTGAGGTTCGACACACCCATCAGCACCAGCGAGAGCATCACCGAACGCTTGAGGCCCATGCGCGCATAAGCGACGCCGCCGATGAACACGCCGATCATGTAGGCCCAGAAACCCAGGCCGATGTCATAGATCGCGATCTCGTCGTTGCTGAAGCCGAGGTCGTCGAACAGCAGGCGGAAGGTCAGGTTCGCCAGCGTGTCGCCGATCTTGTGGACGAGGATGAACAGCAGCACGAGAAACGCGCCGTTGCGGCGGAAGAACTCCCCGAACGGCCCGGCGATCGAGGACCAGACTTCGGCCAGCCCCTTCTTCTCGACCACCACCTTGCGGCGCTCCGGCTCGCCCAGCACCAGTGCGGTGAGCATGGCGGGCAGCGCGAAGACGGCGCATGCCGCATAGCCCACGCCCCAGCCGTAGCGCGCCGAAAGCACCAGCGCGAGCGCGCCCGCCCCCGCCGAGCCGATGCGCCAGCCGTACTGGCTCATGCCCGACCCGGTGCCGAGCTGGTAGGGCTTGAGCGTCTCGATGCGGTAGGCGTCGATGACGATGTCGAAGCTGGCGCCCGCCACGCCCACCAGCACGGCGGCGAGCACGGTCGCGCCGATGTCCGCCGCCGGATCGACCAGCGCGAGGTTGAGCACCGCCGCAATCACGGCAACCCCGCAGACCAGCATCCACGAGACGCGCTGCCCCATGCGGTGCAGGACCGGCAGGTGCACGCCGTCGACGATCCAGGCCCAGAACACCTTGAGATTGTAGACCAGGAACGCCAGCGTGAAGGCGGTAACGGTCTTCTTGTCGATCCCGTCCTGCGCCAGGCGCGTGGTCAGCGTCGCGCCGATCATCGCATAAGGAAAGCCCGAGGACAGGCCGAGCATGAACGAGGCGAGCGACTCCCGCTCGAAATAGGGCTTGATCGAATCCCCGACGCTGCGACGCTCTGCGATGGTATCGGCGTCCACGCCGGTCTCCTCATTTGCGGTTGCCGCCAACTTAGCGGCGGCGATCCGTAAGGGAAGGCTGGATGAAGCGGCGATCAACAGGTATGGGCCACGCATGTCCAAACCTCCCAGCAAGTCTTCAGGCGGCAGATCAGGCGGCTCCGGCCGTGGCCGCGATTCCGGTTCCTCTTTCGGCGCGGGTCCGCGTGGCGGCTCTTCGCGAGGCGGTGCATCGCGTGATGGCGGCCCCCGCTACAACGCCGGAAGCGGCAG encodes:
- a CDS encoding outer membrane beta-barrel protein, whose translation is MRIALVSLAAVAAVAAATPALANEARVEARGGVIWDGSNSDAVAGVAAGYDYDLGDKLFVGVQGSADKILTDNTRVSWGAGGRIGVQPIPGTKVYALADWESKNCKYCNSAVGVGGGVQQDMGSRYYVKAEYQHLLVGDNTPDADRGLVGVGVKF
- the trpB gene encoding tryptophan synthase subunit beta, with protein sequence MTVQSPNSLRSYPDESGHFGQFGGRYVAETLMPLILDLEKEYRAAKLDPAFQAEFDDLLKNFVGRPSPLYPAPRITEHFRKLAPEGKGPKIYFKREDLNHTGAHKINNCIGQVLLAMRMGKTKIIAETGAGQHGVATATVAARFGLSCTIFMGAKDVERQAPNVFRMKLLGAEVVPVTSGAETLKDAMNEALRHWVANVHDTFYIIGTAAGPHPYPELVRDFQSVIGTETREQILEAEGRLPDMLVAAVGGGSNAIGMFHPFLDDADVAMVGIEAAGHGIESGQHAASLMGGRPGILHGNKTYLLQDEDGQITEAHSISAGLDYPGLGPEHSWLHEAGRVKYVPITDTEALEAFQLCCALEGIIPALESAHALAALPQLTAQLDADKLLVVNVSGRGDKDIFTVAEALGVEL
- the trpA gene encoding tryptophan synthase subunit alpha gives rise to the protein MTRFETAFAKGPALVCFITGGDGDTASNLDALVAGGADVIELGMPFTDPMADGPAIQEANLRSLAKGTRTADIFRIAAEFRQRHPNVPLVLMGYANPMTIRGPEWFAEECAKAGVDGVICVDIPSEEDAALGPALREKGVSLIRLATPTTDAARLPKVLEGSSGFLYYVSVAGITGMQQAAQGSIEDAVAKLKAATDIPVAVGFGVRTPEQAAAIAKVADGVVVGSAFIDIVKQHGDAAPGPLQDYTASLAEAVHSAR
- a CDS encoding bifunctional folylpolyglutamate synthase/dihydrofolate synthase translates to MKDFAVSDSPAVQAQLDRLAALSLPQGRIGLEAIRTLLARLGDPHLRIAPAFHVAGTNGKGSTCAFLRAILEAQGYKVHAITSPHLVRYNERIRIAGELVGDDELASLLAEVLDAAHDLEVSFFETTIAASFLAFARHPADVCVIEVGLGGRFDATNVLPAPLVCGMATLGIDHERFLLAPEDGTPAEPLTRIAFEKAGIRRPHVPLVTQNYPHEVAAFLQSLAASEDVPLQSRDAEWKAQVTRDAIWFEDRHGSLTLPLPEMPGAHQADNAALAVAMLRAQDVLKIDPHAFAEGIRAARWPARMQLLGDGPLTALVPGTPVWLDGGHNRDAGLALEAFLRERGQAPHLILGMIAGKDPAALLDPLHRLVESVTLVPVPGHDCHPPEAFAGWSLPTSSAPDVATALRDLEKLAPRAVLIAGSLYLAGAVLRDNGEVPD
- a CDS encoding AmpG family muropeptide MFS transporter — encoded protein: MDADTIAERRSVGDSIKPYFERESLASFMLGLSSGFPYAMIGATLTTRLAQDGIDKKTVTAFTLAFLVYNLKVFWAWIVDGVHLPVLHRMGQRVSWMLVCGVAVIAAVLNLALVDPAADIGATVLAAVLVGVAGASFDIVIDAYRIETLKPYQLGTGSGMSQYGWRIGSAGAGALALVLSARYGWGVGYAACAVFALPAMLTALVLGEPERRKVVVEKKGLAEVWSSIAGPFGEFFRRNGAFLVLLFILVHKIGDTLANLTFRLLFDDLGFSNDEIAIYDIGLGFWAYMIGVFIGGVAYARMGLKRSVMLSLVLMGVSNLSFAALAAAGHSNWGMAGAIGFENIASGYGGVVVIAYFSALCDLRYTAAQYALISAGASVVGRLATGTTAGALIEAMGYVNFYLLTTVASLPGIALFWWLSRTGLVDQALGSAGEVE